A part of Pseudoalteromonas arctica A 37-1-2 genomic DNA contains:
- a CDS encoding DUF819 family protein: MVETQSALITNDAVVLGLLAIILGFIFKTSNSERPALKRFYKYVPALLLCYFLPSLLNTFGIVDGNKSNVYYVASRYLLPACLILLTISIDLKAIINLGPKALIMFLVGTLGIVIGGPLAILVVSAFDPSIVGGHGPDAVWRGMTTVAGSWIGGGANQASMKEMFEVGGDIFSVMITVDVIVANIWMAVLLLMAANHKKIDAATGADTSAIEDLKKRVEAYHAEHARIPTLNDYMTLLAIAFGITGLAHFCADFLGPYFGTTYEWAKEYSLNSKFFWLIVISTTIGIGLSFTKVRQIEAFGASKVASSFLYILVASIGLHMNVTAIFNNPGLFLVGAIWMLVHASIMLVVAKLIKAPLFYMAVGSQANVGGAASAPVVASAFHPSLAPVGVLLAVLGYGVGTYMAYICGLMMQAVAP; the protein is encoded by the coding sequence ATGGTTGAAACTCAAAGCGCATTAATTACAAATGATGCCGTTGTGCTTGGTTTGCTTGCTATTATTTTGGGGTTTATTTTTAAAACCTCAAATAGTGAGCGTCCAGCTTTAAAACGATTTTATAAATACGTACCTGCTTTACTACTGTGTTACTTTTTACCTTCGTTATTAAATACCTTTGGTATTGTAGATGGTAATAAATCCAATGTTTATTATGTGGCTTCGCGCTACTTACTGCCTGCTTGTTTAATACTGCTTACCATTAGTATTGATTTAAAAGCTATTATTAACTTAGGCCCTAAAGCGCTCATTATGTTTTTAGTGGGTACATTGGGCATTGTTATTGGTGGGCCATTAGCTATTTTAGTCGTGAGTGCATTTGACCCAAGTATTGTTGGTGGTCATGGGCCCGATGCAGTATGGCGCGGTATGACAACCGTTGCGGGTAGCTGGATTGGCGGTGGTGCTAACCAAGCATCAATGAAAGAGATGTTTGAAGTGGGTGGTGATATATTTTCTGTAATGATTACAGTAGATGTAATAGTCGCGAATATTTGGATGGCTGTTTTATTGTTAATGGCAGCAAACCATAAAAAGATTGATGCAGCTACGGGTGCTGATACAAGCGCAATTGAAGATTTAAAAAAACGTGTTGAAGCCTATCATGCTGAACACGCACGTATTCCTACTCTTAACGATTACATGACGCTGCTTGCAATTGCATTTGGTATAACCGGTTTAGCGCATTTTTGTGCTGACTTTTTAGGTCCGTACTTTGGCACTACTTATGAGTGGGCAAAAGAGTACAGCTTAAACAGTAAATTCTTTTGGCTAATCGTTATATCAACAACGATTGGCATAGGCTTATCGTTTACTAAAGTTAGACAAATAGAAGCGTTTGGCGCTTCAAAAGTAGCCTCTAGCTTTTTGTATATTTTAGTTGCATCGATTGGTTTGCATATGAATGTAACCGCTATTTTTAATAACCCAGGGTTATTTTTAGTTGGTGCCATTTGGATGTTAGTGCATGCAAGCATAATGTTAGTAGTAGCTAAACTAATTAAAGCACCGTTATTTTATATGGCAGTGGGCTCGCAGGCTAATGTGGGCGGTGCAGCGTCTGCACCTGTTGTAGCATCAGCATTTCACCCTTCGCTTGCGCCTGTTGGTGTCCTGTTAGCTGTACTGGGCTATGGTGTGGGTACTTAT